AAATAAGGTATTCTTCCTGCATTTTTGTGGCTGTGTTCTGCACAACTATTTTATGGCGGATATGATTCAGGCATTTGTTTTTGATGGTAGTAAACAGATAAGCAATAAGATTCATATGCATATTGAGCATTTCTTTATTTTCCCAAAGTTCAACGAAGACATCCTGTACAATATTTTCGGCATCTTCATCCGAAATAACGTACTCTGTAGCAAAATGCTTCATTTTTGAGAAATAAGAGAGATAAATATCTTCGAATTTGATATTCTCCCTTTGTTCACCCAATGCCTTTATTTCCATTGATTAATAACTTTGTTCTAGAAGAACTGACTCTATTTTTTTAATGCAAATATAAGTCATTTATGAGATAAGTTCCTAATAGTGTGAGATAAATCATTTTATTCACGTAATAAAATACAAAGCCTTTTTTATTTTGGACCAATTTACATATTTCAGGATATCAATAATATAGCTACTTTTATGGATATAGTTCTTCTAGAACTAAGTCCGTTT
This is a stretch of genomic DNA from Parabacteroides chongii. It encodes these proteins:
- a CDS encoding RNA polymerase sigma-70 factor yields the protein MEIKALGEQRENIKFEDIYLSYFSKMKHFATEYVISDEDAENIVQDVFVELWENKEMLNMHMNLIAYLFTTIKNKCLNHIRHKIVVQNTATKMQEEYLISLRMNLDSLETFDNKLFSDQDIEKIINRALDSLPEKCRTIFFMSKIEGKKQKEIAQELNISINTVGTQIGIAYKKLRTELKDYLPIMLFLLSL